The following are encoded together in the Zingiber officinale cultivar Zhangliang chromosome 8A, Zo_v1.1, whole genome shotgun sequence genome:
- the LOC122008598 gene encoding ABSCISIC ACID-INSENSITIVE 5-like protein 2, which yields MGILTMALKDEGSSGDRQSSQIQNLSRQGSLYNMTLNEVQNHLGEPLHSMNLDELLKSVFAAETNQLNGVDHENPIDQHASSSGIHRQGSITMSQGLCKKTVDEVWRDIQVGPTKGDEVKKSGHERQTTLGEMTLEDFLLKAGVVTENIMKEGNDFIGNLDRVENPDLTSRTHGFTHGASWLPQFNQIPAMNNQMQGQQSLLGAYMSARPPPQPIVAGSAPMFDTVFPEGQMNISSPTIGGYSDSQTPGRKRRASEDIVDKLSERRQKRMIKNRESAARSRARKQAYTNELENKVSRLEEENERLKKQKELDQILMALPVPEPRYQLRRTSSAPL from the exons ATGGGAATATTGACTATGGCGTTGAAGGATGAAGGTAGCAGTGGGGATAGGCAATCTTCCCAGATTCAGAATTTGTCGAGGCAAGGGTCACTTTATAATATGACCCTCAACGAAGTTCAGAACCACTTAGGGGAGCCCCTTCATAGCATGAACCTAGATGAACTACTGAAGAGTGTTTTTGCAGCAGAGACTAATCAGTTAAATGGTGTGGACCATGAAAATCCCATAGACCAACATGCCTCTAGCTCTGGAATCCACCGTCAAGGAAGCATTACCATGTCACAAGGGTTGTGTAAAAAGACAGTGGATGAAGTTTGGCGGGACATTCAAGTTGGGCCAACTAAAGGTGATGAGGTAAAGAAATCAGGCCATGAGAGGCAAACAACACTTGGTGAAATGACACTGGAGGATTTTCTTTTGAAGGCTGGGGTGGTTACTGAGAACATTATGAAAGAGGGTAATGATTTTATTGGAAATTTGGATCGTGTAGAAAATCCAGATCTAACATCTAGGACACATGGTTTTACACATGGAGCTAGTTGGTTACCACAGTTTAATCAGATCCCAGCTATGAATAATCAAATGCAGGGACAGCAAAGCTTGCTGGGGGCTTATATGTCTGCCCGTCCACCTCCACAACCAATAGTTGCTGGTTCTGCACCTATGTTTGACACTGTTTTCCCTGAGGGTCAGATGAATATATCATCACCAACAATTGGtggatattctgattctcagACACCTGGAAGAAAACGCAGAGCTTCAGAGGACATAGTAGACAAATTGTCTGAGAGGAGACAGAAAAGGATGATCAAGAACCGTGAGTCTGCTGCACGATCAAGAGCTAGGAAACAG gcATACACCAATGAATTAGAAAACAAGGTTTCTCGcttggaagaagagaatgagagGCTGAAGAAACAGAAG GAGTTGGACCAGATTCTTATGGCTTTACCAGTACCCGAACCAAGGTATCAACTTCGACGGACGAGTTCTGCACCtctctaa
- the LOC122011433 gene encoding ferritin-3, chloroplastic-like, producing the protein MPLEASAAAANSGQALTGVVFRPLEEIGKELALIPTSPDLSLGRQKYADECESAINQQINVEFNNSYVYHALFAYFDRDNVALKGLAKFFKESSEEEREHAEKLMEYQNKRGGRVKLQSLVMPPSEFDHPEKGEALHAMELTLALEKLTNEKLIQLHNIAENCKDAQLADFIESEFLEEQVEAIKKISEYVAQLRRLGKGHGVWHFDQMLLHEGDVVVA; encoded by the exons ATGCCTCTCGAAGCTTCCGCGGCCGCTGCCAACTCCGGCCAGGCGTTGACGGGAGTCGTGTTTCGGCCCTTGGAGGAGATCGGGAAGGAGCTCGCTCTGATTCCGACGTCCCCAGATCTGTCTTTGGGCCGTCAGAAATACGCCGATGAGTGCGAATCTGCCATCAATCAACAGATCAA TGTCGAATTCAATAATTCGTACGTCTATCATGCCTTGTTCGCTTACTTCGACCGCGACAACGTTGCGCTGAAAGGCCTCGCAAA ATTTTTCAAGGAGTCAAGTGAAGAGGAAAGGGAGCATGCCGAGAAACTGATGGAATACCAA AACAAGCGAGGAGGAAGAGTGAAACTCCAGTCTCTTGTTATGCCACCGTCTGAATTCGATCATCCCGAGAAGGGAGAAGCATTGCATG CCATGGAATTGACTTTGGCTCTTGAGAAGTTGACTAACGAGAAGTTGATCCAGCTACACAAT ATTGCTGAAAATTGCAAAGATGCTCAACTGGCTGACTTTATTGAGAGTGAATTTCTCGAAGAGCAG GTGGAAGCCATAAAGAAGATATCTGAGTACGTTGCTCAGCTGAGAAGGTTAGGGAAAGGACATG GGGTTTGGCATTTCGACCAGATGCTCCTCCATGAGGGAGATGTTGTGGTTGCCTAA